GACTTCAGAGGTAAGCCATCATTTGCGTCATCACTCATATGATTTGCATTGCCGTTTACGTTGTACTCCGGCAAGCGGGATATCATCATCCATTCACTTATTAAGGTTCTAGATCGAATGATGCATTGCCTGCTTCTTTGCCTATTCAAAAATCAACTTCGCGACATACCCGGAATCTGACAATACCGTCTGGCAATTCACGCGCACAATCAAGGGGGAATGCACTTTTAAGGCATCCATTCCACATTGGAAAGTGGTGACACCACATCCAAACACCGCTCCGGCGCAGTTGAACGGCCAGCACCTCAAGGCCTGGCAAGGCAAGCACGTTCGTGCCTTTATTTATCCATGCCTCCCGGCTGCCAATGGCGAGCAGATGAATCGCCGTGTCAGTGTTCGATCCGTTCTAATACACGTTGACCTGTCACACACCTCACTCAAACCTTTGGCTTTTGCACTCTTGAACTTGAATCGCACCAGACACGCTTTTTAATCGGGCAATCATCAAACTGAATCATGACCGCATTGTTGATGATCGATCTATTGAACCTCCACCTTCAAGCTCATATATACGAAGCAAGATGCCACAGCCGTTGATGCACCAGCTTTATCCGAACAGCTTCAATATCCCGCACATAACTACCAGACTGAAAAGACGCACTCAGCCTATCCCTCTTTCATGCCTAGCAACTTGTACTTTGATACACAGATGGAGTATTTACTCACAATGAAAATCCCTCTACACCTGGCGCATACTTTTAAAATGGCTATATTTATGCAACCCGATCAATCCGCATCAAAAAATACAAAATCACCCAAACAATCAATACATTAACCATCATGTCGCGACATTCACAATGCGACACATGCTATATTCGCCATACCCGAATCCAAGAAACTGAACCTGTCATTTTTGACAGTATGTCCGATATTGAAATTCATTCGACCATGGGCTACCGCAATCAACTCCATGGACCCCCAGAATGAACTTCCAGACCGCATCCGCTCGCAATTTATCCATTTCCACAATTGAATCACTTGCCCGCTATCGCTATCGAGTGTTTGTCCAGCGTCTAAACTGGAGCTTGCCCAATGTGCAGGAGGGATATGAACAGGATCAATTCGACTTACCCGACACCATTCATATCATCGCACGCAATCATTCAGATCACATTGTGGGCTGCGGACGACTTCTACCCACCACCGGGCGCTATCTGCTCGAGTCGGTATTCCCGCAGCTATTAAACGGAATTGAGGCGCCCCGTCACGAAAAGGTTTGGGAGCTTTCACGGTTTGCAGCGATGGATCCGATGGATCAAGGCGCAGAAGGTGACATTCATATGGCAGAGCGCGTACTCCTGCAGGCGCTTCGTTTTTGCAATGAGCAGGCCGTCACGCACTTGATCGCCGTGTCTACTACGCCAGTGGAACGTCTGCTACAGCGTGCAGGTGTCGAATGCCTGCGTTTTGGTCCGCCTGAAATCATTGACGGCAAACCTGTGCTGGCATTCGTGATTGCAGTCACCGCACGGTCGATTGCGGCACTTGAACAGATCGAGGCTGCGGCCATTAAGCGCGAACGTCCGTCCAGACTACAGCGTTCTGATGGGGTACGCGCCATGGAAACCTTGCTTGAGCTGACACAGACCAGACAGGCGCCAATAGCCGCATTGCAAGCATGAAACCCATCACGGAATGATTGGCATAGCCGGCATGCCTCACGTACATTTATTCTTGAACCCGCCAGATTCGGCACCTCAAGAGGTCATCCGAATGAATTTGCATATTTGCATACATCCAAACGAGCTGAAGCACTACACCCATACCCATCTCTACTCGGAGATGGACGAGCTTGATCCCGCCTCTTGCCTGCCTCTCGGCAAAATCAGGGGGTATACCGAGTGGGCAAGCAACCGCCGTCCCTGCGCGCTCAGCTTTTCATGGGACTGGGATTACGACTGCCGACGGCTCAGTATTGATGCACGCTGGGAAACCCTGCGCACCAATGTACGCATGGTGGATCATGAGGGTACCCATCTGAACGACTGGGATACTCGGCGTTTCATCGCCCACCTGATGACCGAACTACAATGGGAACATACAATTTCCAGCGTGCTCGGACTGACACTGATGCCGTCAGTGACGGTGACCCGGTAGGGTCTCTACCATAATAAACCGAGCATAGCGGCTCTCACAGCCGCACTGGTGCGGTTGCAAGCGCCCAGCTTTGCAACCGCACTATTGATATGAAAGTTCACGGTGCGCTCGGCAATATCCAGAATATTGGCGATCTCGGCAGACGTCTTACCCTCTGCGGTCCAGCGCAGCACGTCAATTTCGCGATCTGTTAAGCGGACATCGGTCGACCACGTAAACTCCGCACCGCCAGCCGATTTCATGGCTTCATGCGCGGCATGAACCAGCCATTGCATGAACGGCGTCAGCCGGTAGAGTTCGGATTCGCTTAACTCGCCCTGACTGCGCGCCAGCACCAGTAGACTGTAGGTTCCCTCTGGATCACGACGGGACTGCGCCCATCCGTAATTCAAACCGTAGGATTTTGCTTCTTCCCAGAATGCGGGCACAGCCGCAAAAAATGCATCATTCCAAATGGCGGGTGCCGAACTGCGCATGCCATGGGCAACAGTCGGGTCGATGTCGATATAGCCCCGCTCCTGATAGCGGGCCAGCCATGCTGCTGGGTAATTACTGTACATACTGGTGCGAGGCCGCGTAATCGGCAGCGGCATACGCATCCCATGCGTGCAATACTCAAACCCCAATTCCTGAGCATACACAGCAATGCACTCGAAACAAGAATCCGCATCGGCAGAATTCGCCAATTGATCCAATAGCGCCAGTTGCCTTGGGTTCACAATCCCTCCGTCATACTTATTTTGTAGAGCCATCGTCCAAACCGAGACAGTGCAATCGCGGGCACGTTGCCAAGCGAGGCCTGACACCATCTTGTTCAGTTTTGACAGGGGTTCTTGATTGTACGTATTGTTTGTACTTGTTCTGACGATGTTGGACGAGGATGGCAGCTAAGTCAATTCATGCCATCGGCATGATGCTACCCAGAACGCTCAATGAAATAATGCGACAAACCGACTTACCGCCGGCTGAGCACTGCTCATTTCCCCAATAAATCATCGCAATACGATTTTCATAGTTTTTTTTAATTATACATCGACATTCAATAATATTGATAGCTAGCATTGCCTGGCCTGCCCGGACCATCAGTCGGTAGGCTTACATCTGAAACAGCTAGGAGGCTTAACTCATGATTGATCACACCGGCGTTGTCGTCAGCGACTTCGAACGTAGCAAAATGTTCTATCAGCAGGCACTTGCACCCATTGGCTACACCATGCTGATGTCTTTCCCTGCCGAAGTGACCGGCCACACCGATGTGGCGGGCTTTGGCGAGCCGTCTAAACCTGATTTCTGGATCAGCAAAGGCACGCCGAATCGTCCCGCCATCCACGTTGCATTTCGCGTCAACACACGGGCCGAGGTCGACGCCTTTCATGCCGCAGCCCTTGCAGCTGGCGGCACCGACAATGGGGCACCCGGATTACGCCCGCATTATCATCCCGATTATTACGGTGCATTTGTACTCGACCCGGATGGACACAATATCGAAGCGGTATGTCACGCACCTGTTTAATGCGTGCCGGATGATCGATCTTTCGAGCCCGGCAGCAACCACATCAGGCCATGGGTATACGTGATCGGATTGACTGTGAGGTGATCTTCGCCTGCGATCACCTCGTCCAAAATCTGAAGATTCGGGAATCGTGCCTTGCGCAGTGTGCGTGCAAAACGCTTCACTTCGTCCACCATGTCCGTATCACGATTAAAGCGCGGGTCTGGTTTGTGGGGATTCGGGTTGGGGCGCTCAAACGATCCGATACCCAGATAGATTCTTGCACTCAAATCATGTCTAGCATCCAGCATCGAATGAAGCCGTTTGAATATCCACTCCTTGTCGTACCACAGTGACGGGCTGCTCAGCAGGTATTGCTGGAACATTTCGGGGTCAGACACCAATACATAGGCACCGAACAAACCGCCAAATGAATGCCCGATCAAGGTTTTGCTGTTCATATCAGCCCGGTAATACTTGCTGATCACGGGAAATATCTCCTGCTTGATATGCTGGCGATAGGCCTCTGCTCCACCGTGCGGCCAGACAGTTTCTCCCGGTTCGGTTTCATACCCGCTTGCAGTGGGGGTGTAATCGCGGTTCCGGCTTTGTTCTGGCGTGTTACCGGCTGCATAGGACAAGCCCACCACAATCAAGTCGCTCAGATTGCGCGACTCGTGATGCAGACGCGCCACCATCGCGCGCACGAGGGGAAAGCCGTAATTCGCATCCGTGACAAATACGACAGGATAACGGCGTGTGGACGATTCATATCCTGCTGGCAAACTGACGAACACTTGATAGTCGCGCTTGAGCAAGGTCGAATGGATGTCGCGGACTTCGGTACGGCTTAATGAATACGCAGGCACAGATTCGCCCGCACTCGCGGCCACGCCACACAGACTCAGACAGATACTCAGCAATTCAGACAACATTCGCATGAAACAGGCTTTCGTGTTGGAATGCTGACTAGCGTAAATCAATATAGAAAACTTTGTCTAGAATGATTTTTCTACAATGACTCACCTGCTCGGCCGTATTCTCATTTCTCTATTTGCATGTGGCATCAATCTGTCTGTTGGCGCGGTGTCCGCATGGCAGCCTTTTGAGTGGGTGTCGGCGCGACTGTTCGGCCAGACTGAGCCTCACGCAGCCATCCTGCTGCGCATTCCATATCAAGGAAAAACCTGTCTGGTTCAGCTGGACACCGGATTCCACGGTATCACCTCTGGGTCATCACCTGCACATTTGCGTGAGGCCGTGGATCAATGGTTCGATGGTGCCGAGACTGGCCCAATTGGTGAGCACATGCGCTGTGGCAGCCTTGGCGCGGGGTATTTTGCGGGCAGCACGCTGGCAATCGACTTTAAGGCACAGCGGTTGCGGCGCATCGGACAAACTTCTGCGATTAGCTCACCTGCCGGCGAGCCACTGAAGCTGATCACCGTACCGGACTGGGATGGCTTTTTTCCTGTGGTCGAAGTCGAATTTCCGCCACTAGGCCGGATCCCTGTGATGATAGACACGGGCGCGGCCGCATTTGGAGTGGCCTTATTCGAAGAATCGGACTGGCAGGTGATCACTGCTCAAACCTCAATTGCAACCGACACCGCTGCTCGCGGTCAAACGCGGGCCCAATGCCAATCCACCGTGGAATCCCAACCAGTCTCAATCGGTACACAACTCAGTCGGGAATTGCATCTATCGCACTGCATTGCTGCAGATTTCAAGCCCCCAGCCGGCGTTCGCGGCGTGCTGGGCATGAAAGCCTTCGAGTCGGATGTACTGTATCTGGATTTTGTGAAGGGGCAGTGGCATGTTTCGGCTTCAGATCAATCGGCCCCGGTTCTCTGACCGTCACGTGTACGGACGCATTTCCTTCATCCACACAGGTTATCTCCATGCCCCTCTCCATCTGGACCGCAGTCGACCAATACTTTAGCGATCAGCTTCATCCAAGCGATCCCGTTCTGGATCGCGCTCAGGCACGCGCAGATGCGGCCGGACTGCCGGCACATCAAGTTGCGCCGAATCAGGGTGCATTCTTGCAGCTCATGATCAAACTCACCGGCGCGACCCGCATTCTGGAGATCGGCACGCTGGGTGCTTACAGCACGATCTGGATGGCGCGCGGGTTATCTGCAGGCGGGATCATCCACACGCTGGAAGCGAACCCCGTTCACGCTGCTGTGGCACGCCAGAACATTGCCGACTCGGGTGTCAGCGAGCGCATTCGTCTGCATGAAGGAAAGGCGGCGGATACACTGCCCTCACTCGTCCATGAAGGCCCGTTTGACCTGGTTTTTATTGATGCCGACAAACCCTCAAATCCGATCTACCTCAAGTGGGCACTCGAATTGTCACGCCCCGGCACGCTCATCATTGGTGACAACGTGGTCCGCGATGGCAAGGTAGTAGATGCAGCCAGCGACGATGCAAATGTACAGGGTGTGCGTACCTATATTGACCTGATCGCAGCTGATCCACGACTGGAAGCGACGGCACTGCAGACAGTCGGATGCAAGGGATATGATGGGTTTGTCATAGCAAGGGTATTGGGGTGACATGTGACTGAGCTCTCCCCGCTTCCCGATTCGCCAGATAGCCGCAATGCAACTCGGCATCTCTACGACAATGCACCGGGGTATTTCCGGGCAGTGTATGGCCGCGAGTGGTCGGAAGCGGAAATAATCAACAAGGGAACCGCATCATTTGGACTGACAATTGAATGATGAGGCTGATTGATGAGCTGTGATGTCCGGCCGTGATTGACTTGTATTTCAAGCCTAACCTAACCCGCTCTCACTGAACCTCAACAGATCCACACCAACCGAAGGGATTCGTGGTTTTTCACCATGAATGCTTTTGCGTCGGATGTGCTGTATCTGGATTTTGATAATAGACGGTGGCATGTTCATGCCTTCAGCCCAATGGGATCCATGATGCGATTCGTTGCAATTTTTTTGAGCCTGCTACTGATATCCGGCGCGCAAGCGGCCTCCTCCCCAGACACGCCCGGCCCATCAGTTCATGATCTTTCATCCGTATTCGTAAATTCGTACGATGCCACAAGTACAAGTCCTATTTCGGAGCGAATCCACGCACTCAAACAAGCAATGAATCAACAATTCCCTGGCTTTTATGGGATTGAGCGATTTAATGGCAACCTGTCGGAAGCCGAACTCGACGGGCGGATGCGCAAGGCCCTTTCTGAGTTTGACGCCATACGTAATGATTACATTGAAAAAGCCCGGCAATTTAGCGCCCGCTATCAAGCTGACCTTGTCTCGTTCAAGCAGGCATTTCCGGGCTTCCAGATGACTTTACCGGTATACCTTGTTCATTCGCTTGGCGAAATGGATGGCGGGCCACGCTCCTTCAACGGCCAGACCTATCTCGTGTTTGGTCTTGATGCCATGGTGCGTTATCACAAGGGGTTTCGCAGCGAATCCACTTTCTTTCATCATGAGCTGTTCCATATCTATCACGGCAGTTTTTTTAACAGCTGCGCAGAGCTCTGGTGCAGATTGTGGACCGAAGGACTAGCCGTTCATGTCTCCCGCACACTTAACCCTGATGCGAACGATGCAGAAGCATTGCTAGACTTCCCCCCAGGCCTCCACTCCCGCACACTGGCTGCCTTGCCGGAAGCGCTACATGATCTGCAACCCAAGCTGGATAGCTCGGACCCTGCCGTCATTTCGGAAATCGCAAATACAGGTCCGGAAACTGGAAGGCTACCTCGCAGGCGTGCATACGTTATCGGCTGGCTGATTGCCCGCGAGCTCGGTCAAACACGGTCGCTGGACGAACTGGCCAGACTGCCGGATGCTCAGGTACGGCCCTTGATAGACAGCGCGATACATGCCCTCCTTAATAAACATGAAAACATGAAGCATGACTGAGCTCTTACCGCTGCCCGATTCGCCAGATAGCCGCGATGCAATTCGGCATCTCTACGACAATGCACCGGGGTACTTCCGTGCAGTGTATGGCCGCGCGTGGTCGGAAGAGGAGGTCATTGATCTGTTCGAGGCCTGCCCGCCCGCCGTGGCGCGCACCCGCAAACATGTATTCGGAATATATGACGCTGCCAAACTGGTTGGCGTAGTCGACCTGCTACAGGGATTTCCGGACGATCAGACCTGCTACATCGGCCTGCTGTTACTGGCGGAATCGCATCAGGGCAAAGGTCTTGGCACCCGCGTGCTGACCCAGATCTGCACGCAGGCGTCCCATTGGCAACTGTCGCAATTACGACTGGCCGTGATCGAAACCAATCTGCCTGCGCTTAATTTCTGGCGCAGGGCAGGCTTTGTGAGGCAAGATCGCAAACCCATTGTCGGCTGCATCGCCGATGCGCTGGTGATGACGCGTCCGCTGATAACAAAAATCGATTGATGAGGAAGCTATTGTGTTTGATATTCGTCGCGTACAGGTGCATTCCCTGAAAGAGTTTTTCAAAGAATTCGCCATGATTGTCATTGGTATTCTGACGGCGATTGCCATTGAACATCAGTATACAAAAGTACATAAACGACATGAGGCGGAACTGGCGACTCAGCGCATTCGCGCCGAAATCGCCAGCAATCTCAAATCCGTAGAGGAAAGCATCGCCGCAAATCGCCAAGCATTGCAAACGATAAACGAAGTCGAAAGACAGGTCTTATCCGACATCCGGTCCGGCTTGCCTCAAAGCAAAGTGGCGGCCTTGCTCGAGAAGCATATGGATGGCCACTATGGCATCGGCGCATCCTCGATTGATCCCGCGCAAGATGCCTGGGATGCCGCCATTGCCAGTCAGGCGGTGGCGCATATGCCATCGGAAGAACTGCATACTTTTTCCAAACTGTACGCCCATCAGCGCAGTCTGGTTGAGCGGCAAAGCGCCTTCAAACGCGGCATCAGCGATGTCCTCCATCCTCGCTGGAACGCACTGGTCACCGATCTGGAACTCCACCAGGTCAACCCGGTGGAGTTTCTGAAGGCATTGCGCGAATTTCAGCAGCGGCTGACCAACTTGAATCAGGCTCAGTCAGACTACGCCGCAGCACTCAAAGCGTCCGGCCACAGCGAGCCGGCGTAATCCGGCTCCACCGCCATCGCCTGCGCAATGACCTGCATATCGGATTGCGCGATTTCAACCAGGCCGAAACGCAGCATATAGCCCCAACCGGGCTTGCCCGCTGAAAATGACAGGCGATCCAGCAAAGGCCGAATGGCTGCTTGCACAGACGGAAACCAGTCGACATCCCGGCGGAACGGGTGGAATCCACCGCCCATATCCGCCTGATAGGGGATGCCTTCCCTGACCTGACCGATTGCAGTGAATTGCATCAACCCATCCTTCACGCCCATGACCTGGCTAGGCGAGTAATACACGACAAGATCTCCCGGCCGCATACGCTGCAGGGGCTTGCATTTGCCATGGCACACTTGCATGAAGCCTGCAGCCCGCCCGATGCTGACGTGATCAGCAGATGCAACTGCCAGCCAGCACTTCATTACATTGCCCCCGGCGCAAACACCCGCAGACGATGCCCATCCGGGTCTAGCGCCACGAATGTATAGCCAAAGTCCATCTGGGTAGGCGTCTGTGCCATAGTCAGTCCGGCTGCCGTCCAGCGTGCAAACTGTGCATCCACTTCTGCATCCGATTCAACCGTGAAGCACAACTCCCCGCCGCCGCCCTTCTGGTTCGCAGCAGGCTCCACATGACTGACCGTCCACATCCCCAGCTTGTGGCCATTTTCAAGCACAAAGAGCGCAAAGCCGGGCGAGCACTCTACTGGCTCGATCCCCAATAGGCCGCGATAAAAGTCGGCACTGGACAGGGGATTGTCAACGTACAGCAGGGTATAGCTGGGATGTTGCATGGTATGCCTCCACTCGGTGTATTCCGGCACCACAACGGGCCGGCTGATGAAACCCAGTGTACGCATCACTACTGACAGAATATGTCAGCAGTAGACTACCTCGTAGCGAAATCGCCGATCCCCTCCAGTTCGCGCCATGCCTTGAGCAGCATGAGGCGGCGTTTGGGATAACGAGAATCGGACAACTGAAGGGACTCAATGCGATCGGTACGAAAATGCCGGAATGACTGTCGCAGCTCGCACCAGGCGACCACCACCCGGACTTGATCGAAGAAAGCGAGCGCGATTGGCCAGATGGTACGCGTGGAAGCATCACCCTTTGCATCCCGATAGGCAATGGTGAGCACACGTTCTAGTCGAATCGCCAGACGTATGCGCGGCAGCTCGATATCGCCAGCCATAGGTGCATTTGGCGGGCCGACCAGCAAGCCGGATTGATCGACTTCGCGTCGCAATTCTTCCGGGAGCACTGCCTCGATTTTCGCCAGCGCATTGCGCGCAGCGGCGCCCAGGCCGGGCTCGCTCTTGAAGGCTACCCAGCGTACGCCCAGCACAAGTGCTTCGAGCTCTTCCTGCGAAAACATCAGGGGCGGCAGCATAAAGCCCGGGCGCAGTACATAGCCCAGCCCCGGCTCACCATCAATACTGGCACCTTGCGCCTGAAGTTCGGCGATATCGCGATACAGGGTACGCAAGCTGATACCGAGTGACTCGGCAAGCACTGCCCCCGTCACCGGGAAGCGGTGGCGACGCAATAGTTGAAGGAGATCAAGCAGACGCTGGGCGCGGGACATGCGCATATCCTGCCACAAATTGGCAGCATTCAATACAGGCGATGTGTTTCATTCAACCCACAGCGTTTCATCTACCTGACAGGCGGAAACTATTTGTGCAATGCAAAATTTGTAGATCATGATTGGCTCGACTCAAGCCAGTCCAAAGATAGCGCAATGCACAAAATATGCAATATATGAATCATTGCATTTCCACTTTAGTCCAAATAACTTTCGATTCATTTCACATGCCATTTACCCAAATCTGACATGCGTGTCATGATCCACCCCCGTGCAAACAAGCACTTGTTGTCCTGATATCAATAATCACAAGCATGGAGGATCGGATGAAACCGAAAATCTGCACACTGGCGGTTTGCGGTGCGTTGTCACTCGCTTATGCGCATGCTGCATCAAACTATCAACTTCAGCCGGGTGACCCGCTCGTCAAGGAACAGTGGTACCTCAAAAACACCGGGCAAACCGCCTTTTCGGCGCGTGGGGGTAAGGCAGGTAACGATCTCAATTTGGCCTTCACCCATTTACGCGGTATTCGCGGCGTGGGTATTACCGTTGCGGTGATCGACGATGGCCTCGAAATCGCCCATCCGGATCTCGCTGCAAACGTCAAACCGGGCTCCAAAAATTTTGTCACGGGCACTGATGATCCGACGCCGAGTGGCAACAACGGTCACGGCACCGCCGTTGCGGGTGTTGCGGCAGCGGTAGGCTGGAACAATATCGGTGGCCGCGGCGTCGCACCCAGCGCAGGTCTTAAGGGTTACAACTACCTGCTCAATCAAAGCCAAGATGCGTTCTTGCACTCACACGGTAAGCTCCCCAATGACGCACCGCTGGTGTCTAACACCGACTCACGTGTGTTCAACCAAAGTTATGGTTCCAGTCTCACTGGCGGCGTGAACGCCGATACCAGCGTCAATCTGAGCCTGCGTCTGCAAGAACAGACGTATGAGGAAGTGACCCGCTTCAGTCACTGGGGACGCGGATCGCTATTTGTGAAATCTGCGGGCAATGGTTACAACAATATCACGGTGGGTCTGACTGACGGCAACACCGGCTACGTCTTCAACGACCGCGCCATGCCGCTGCAAGATGCCAACCTTGAGCCAGCCAATAATAACTACTGGAATATGGTCATCGCCGCCCTGAACGCAGATGGTGTGCGCTCGTCCTATTCCACACCGGGCGCATCTGTACTCCTGACCGGTACGGGTGGCGAATATGGAACCGATAGCCCGGCAATGGTCACCACGGATCTAACCGGGTGCAAACGCGGATTCAATGTCACCGGAGCGACTTCAAACTCGCTTCAGGGCGGTACCGCACTTGATCCGAACTGCAACTTCACCGGCCAGATGAATGGTACCTCGGCTGCCGCACCATCCGTGTCCGGCGCGGTTGCATTGGTGATGTCCACCAATCCGGCGCTGAACTGGCGCGATGTTCGCCATATTCTGATCAGCACCGCTCGCAAGGTCGATGCAGACAATGCAGGCGTGTCGCTGGATGTGCTCGGCAAGGATGGCAGCAAGACGCCTTATGTCGCGATCCCGGGCTGGCAGAAGAATGCCGCCGGATACAATTTCCACAACTTCTACGGCTTCGGTCTGGTCGACGTAGACCGCGCGGTCGAGGCTGCTTTGTTCTATAGCAATCCGCTGCCTGCACAGATCTGGACTGACTGGAATAAGGTGAGCAGCAATGCGCGGATTCCGGACGGTAAACTAGACGGCGCATCCAG
The nucleotide sequence above comes from Burkholderiaceae bacterium DAT-1. Encoded proteins:
- a CDS encoding GNAT family N-acetyltransferase; translated protein: MTELLPLPDSPDSRDAIRHLYDNAPGYFRAVYGRAWSEEEVIDLFEACPPAVARTRKHVFGIYDAAKLVGVVDLLQGFPDDQTCYIGLLLLAESHQGKGLGTRVLTQICTQASHWQLSQLRLAVIETNLPALNFWRRAGFVRQDRKPIVGCIADALVMTRPLITKID
- a CDS encoding VOC family protein, with product MQHPSYTLLYVDNPLSSADFYRGLLGIEPVECSPGFALFVLENGHKLGMWTVSHVEPAANQKGGGGELCFTVESDAEVDAQFARWTAAGLTMAQTPTQMDFGYTFVALDPDGHRLRVFAPGAM
- a CDS encoding EVE domain-containing protein; its protein translation is MKCWLAVASADHVSIGRAAGFMQVCHGKCKPLQRMRPGDLVVYYSPSQVMGVKDGLMQFTAIGQVREGIPYQADMGGGFHPFRRDVDWFPSVQAAIRPLLDRLSFSAGKPGWGYMLRFGLVEIAQSDMQVIAQAMAVEPDYAGSLWPDALSAAA
- a CDS encoding DUF4902 domain-containing protein; translated protein: MNLHICIHPNELKHYTHTHLYSEMDELDPASCLPLGKIRGYTEWASNRRPCALSFSWDWDYDCRRLSIDARWETLRTNVRMVDHEGTHLNDWDTRRFIAHLMTELQWEHTISSVLGLTLMPSVTVTR
- a CDS encoding VOC family protein, whose translation is MIDHTGVVVSDFERSKMFYQQALAPIGYTMLMSFPAEVTGHTDVAGFGEPSKPDFWISKGTPNRPAIHVAFRVNTRAEVDAFHAAALAAGGTDNGAPGLRPHYHPDYYGAFVLDPDGHNIEAVCHAPV
- a CDS encoding S8 family serine peptidase; the protein is MKPKICTLAVCGALSLAYAHAASNYQLQPGDPLVKEQWYLKNTGQTAFSARGGKAGNDLNLAFTHLRGIRGVGITVAVIDDGLEIAHPDLAANVKPGSKNFVTGTDDPTPSGNNGHGTAVAGVAAAVGWNNIGGRGVAPSAGLKGYNYLLNQSQDAFLHSHGKLPNDAPLVSNTDSRVFNQSYGSSLTGGVNADTSVNLSLRLQEQTYEEVTRFSHWGRGSLFVKSAGNGYNNITVGLTDGNTGYVFNDRAMPLQDANLEPANNNYWNMVIAALNADGVRSSYSTPGASVLLTGTGGEYGTDSPAMVTTDLTGCKRGFNVTGATSNSLQGGTALDPNCNFTGQMNGTSAAAPSVSGAVALVMSTNPALNWRDVRHILISTARKVDADNAGVSLDVLGKDGSKTPYVAIPGWQKNAAGYNFHNFYGFGLVDVDRAVEAALFYSNPLPAQIWTDWNKVSSNARIPDGKLDGASSTFELADNMTIEAVQVRVNVAHTRPRDLAFELISPSGTRSVILSPNNSLLTTRALAEQRMLSNHFYGESGKGKWTLRVIDTSAAVGGYYLYNAGSGAWSAARINNNATDGTLQSWSIRFIGHKKS
- a CDS encoding O-methyltransferase — its product is MPLSIWTAVDQYFSDQLHPSDPVLDRAQARADAAGLPAHQVAPNQGAFLQLMIKLTGATRILEIGTLGAYSTIWMARGLSAGGIIHTLEANPVHAAVARQNIADSGVSERIRLHEGKAADTLPSLVHEGPFDLVFIDADKPSNPIYLKWALELSRPGTLIIGDNVVRDGKVVDAASDDANVQGVRTYIDLIAADPRLEATALQTVGCKGYDGFVIARVLG
- a CDS encoding GNAT family N-acetyltransferase, whose amino-acid sequence is MNFQTASARNLSISTIESLARYRYRVFVQRLNWSLPNVQEGYEQDQFDLPDTIHIIARNHSDHIVGCGRLLPTTGRYLLESVFPQLLNGIEAPRHEKVWELSRFAAMDPMDQGAEGDIHMAERVLLQALRFCNEQAVTHLIAVSTTPVERLLQRAGVECLRFGPPEIIDGKPVLAFVIAVTARSIAALEQIEAAAIKRERPSRLQRSDGVRAMETLLELTQTRQAPIAALQA
- a CDS encoding alpha/beta hydrolase; the encoded protein is MRMLSELLSICLSLCGVAASAGESVPAYSLSRTEVRDIHSTLLKRDYQVFVSLPAGYESSTRRYPVVFVTDANYGFPLVRAMVARLHHESRNLSDLIVVGLSYAAGNTPEQSRNRDYTPTASGYETEPGETVWPHGGAEAYRQHIKQEIFPVISKYYRADMNSKTLIGHSFGGLFGAYVLVSDPEMFQQYLLSSPSLWYDKEWIFKRLHSMLDARHDLSARIYLGIGSFERPNPNPHKPDPRFNRDTDMVDEVKRFARTLRKARFPNLQILDEVIAGEDHLTVNPITYTHGLMWLLPGSKDRSSGTH
- a CDS encoding YafY family transcriptional regulator, with the protein product MSRAQRLLDLLQLLRRHRFPVTGAVLAESLGISLRTLYRDIAELQAQGASIDGEPGLGYVLRPGFMLPPLMFSQEELEALVLGVRWVAFKSEPGLGAAARNALAKIEAVLPEELRREVDQSGLLVGPPNAPMAGDIELPRIRLAIRLERVLTIAYRDAKGDASTRTIWPIALAFFDQVRVVVAWCELRQSFRHFRTDRIESLQLSDSRYPKRRLMLLKAWRELEGIGDFATR
- a CDS encoding autoinducer binding domain-containing protein; this translates as MALQNKYDGGIVNPRQLALLDQLANSADADSCFECIAVYAQELGFEYCTHGMRMPLPITRPRTSMYSNYPAAWLARYQERGYIDIDPTVAHGMRSSAPAIWNDAFFAAVPAFWEEAKSYGLNYGWAQSRRDPEGTYSLLVLARSQGELSESELYRLTPFMQWLVHAAHEAMKSAGGAEFTWSTDVRLTDREIDVLRWTAEGKTSAEIANILDIAERTVNFHINSAVAKLGACNRTSAAVRAAMLGLLW